In Ectothiorhodospira sp. BSL-9, a single window of DNA contains:
- the miaA gene encoding tRNA (adenosine(37)-N6)-dimethylallyltransferase MiaA encodes MGPTATGKTELAVEWVQRLPCEIISVDSAMIYRGMDVGTAKPSPDTLRAAPHHLVDILDPSETYSAARFREDALALMADITARGRVPLLVGGTMLYFRALDFGLDTLPDADPMVRARIDALAADAGWEGVHLALARVDPVSAARIHPNDPQRLQRALEVFELTGQPLSSFHAQPRASQLPYDVLRLALMPTDRTQLRERIARRFHAMLEAGFMDEVRALRARGDLNPQMPSIRAVGYRQAWARLEGELDGEAMVSKAITATRQLAKRQMTWLRSYPQTRQHDPETLDHDRIFQAVAEHVNDPR; translated from the coding sequence ATGGGCCCCACCGCCACCGGCAAGACGGAACTGGCGGTGGAGTGGGTGCAACGCCTGCCCTGCGAGATCATCAGCGTGGACTCGGCCATGATCTACCGTGGCATGGATGTGGGTACGGCCAAGCCCTCGCCGGACACCCTGCGGGCAGCGCCGCATCACCTGGTGGATATTCTGGATCCGTCCGAGACCTATTCCGCGGCGCGCTTTCGCGAGGATGCCCTGGCGCTCATGGCGGATATCACCGCCCGTGGGCGAGTGCCCCTGCTGGTGGGGGGCACCATGCTGTATTTCCGGGCCCTGGATTTCGGCCTGGATACCCTGCCCGATGCCGATCCCATGGTGCGTGCCCGCATCGATGCCCTGGCCGCCGACGCGGGCTGGGAGGGCGTGCACCTGGCCCTGGCCCGGGTGGATCCCGTTTCGGCGGCACGCATCCACCCCAATGACCCGCAGCGACTGCAGCGCGCCCTGGAGGTGTTCGAGCTCACCGGGCAGCCCCTGTCCTCGTTTCACGCTCAGCCCCGGGCCTCGCAGCTCCCCTACGACGTCCTGCGCCTGGCGCTGATGCCGACAGATCGCACCCAGCTACGGGAACGCATCGCCCGGCGCTTTCATGCCATGCTGGAGGCCGGCTTCATGGATGAAGTGCGCGCCCTCAGGGCCCGCGGTGATCTGAACCCGCAGATGCCATCCATACGCGCCGTGGGTTACCGCCAGGCCTGGGCCCGTCTGGAGGGTGAACTGGATGGCGAGGCCATGGTCTCAAAGGCCATTACGGCGACGCGACAGCTGGCCAAGCGGCAGATGACCTGGCTGCGCAGTTATCCCCAAACCCGTCAGCATGATCCCGAGACTCTGGATCATGACCGGATCTTTCAGGCGGTGGCGGAGCATGTGAACGACCCACGATAA